Within the Rosa rugosa chromosome 2, drRosRugo1.1, whole genome shotgun sequence genome, the region ctcttcggttcggtttcttcttcttccgatttctcccttctccggccgacccatgacggaatccgggcaccggcaagCTCGCCTTCTCCTCCTTGTCATGCCTATGGTGGTGTcttgcggtggctcgaccggagGAGCTTGGAATTGAGCCGCGAAGATTACTGTAGCCGAACGGaggtttcgtcgatttccggtgATTTcggccatctccggccaccaaaccggcatCGAAGGTgtggtttttgccaaggatcattttgcccctagccttgtgccacgatttgcagtgtggaggtcgaattgaAGATTTGAAATTCTGGGTTACTATTCACGAATCGGGTTCaaccttctccttaattgttgaggtacttctagtCGTTTTCTGGAtttgttgtagttgtgaaagATGCTcagaatgttgagatgatgttgtggatgaaatttggtggccatcggaggtggtggcctgcggcgcgtgggccccacgcgctgccactgtagATGGCGCGTAGAgcaggtttttttttattcttgtttttagccaattaaatcctataaatattgtagagcttgtttatgtgattttggtggACATTGGAGAAGTTTTGTATCGATTGTGAATTTTTCCGAATTTTAGAATTTCGGTTAACGATTTGCGAGAATCCGACAGCCGGATTTCTCTTGGTTCTGCcctagaacctttaaattaatgaATTGGTGTTGATGGTGAAGTGTGGGTtaaattggagaagaaatgaaaatgttGATTTATGAGAATAGGACATTGGAATCGTATTTAAATTCCGGATTGTTATTCATGAATTATAATTGTATACAGGGCGACGTGccgagctactgctcgacgTAGGGAACCGGTAGCGttgtcgcctaaatagtactgtgagtggacatttattttaaattaaatgtgcatgcagtatatttttattttccgattgaggtttattatttgaattattgagtattatgattttatgagcttgatttcttgagatttattatgttctatgagttattgagttgggaaacgattttcgggaagtgattgattaaggaaatattatgagaattattgatttcgaatatcaGTTTATATGATGATATATGAGTACGAAGGATTTAACAAATATTTGAGCATggttgaattatcgagatttattgagttttgagctTCGCACTTATCAGCCTTGGAAttagattgagatttcttttccgaaagcatttattgatttacagagtatttgatttatgctttcgaggatttattgagattttGAGGTTTGAGAAAGCAAGTAATTGAAAGAGGTTGCTTCCAGTTTATCAAGGAGGCTATCTTTGGCGCATGCGTATATTagctggttggcagtcccttccagactatatCCCGGTttgcagtcccttccgatgcgtcatctgggtggcagtcccttccagactatatcccggttggcagtcccttccagactatatcccggttggcagtcccttccgatgcgttatctgggtggcagtccctactagatgacatgaggtagttagttggcagtcccttctaattacctgtggttagttggcagtcccttctacccACCGCCTCTTaatccggttggcagtcccttccgatgcgtcatctgggtggcagtcccccctgatggcatgagatgactagacagcagtcctttcTAGTCATCAAACGAGCCTCTGGAAAAGGATGTTTtttttataaggattgaggatgagattaTAAGAGTTTGCAAGATGTTCTATTTTTACGTGATTaagattgcagtaaagatgatgattaaaagtattttcaagatggttactgcatgcgagattttagagaataacttgggaaaacattacgttttacttattcatttgaaattacttatttttcgtccactcactctaacggtttttttaaatgttttcccatGGGCCCTTCGTTTTCAAATGCCCcgtttgcaggccagtttagcttgaggtcgagcgtacatggggttgaggcatagctgtcatagcttccgcattataaaagtatcggttctttatcttgtattctatTCTTTTGTACGCCTgtacattagattgctctgataacctatgatattaatattcttaagttcagaattgtttgtgaaatgggagatgttgtgaattagggagcatggtggctccagaagattaagggtggattattttagaagtgtaaatgtctttctacaggtttttgggtaATCCACTTTTAGAGtgagttccgccaaatttttggtagaatttcttctaaagtgggccccgcatggCCACTatggatttcaaggtgaaatccggggcgggtcctgtcacccggccctaaattttgttgactttgattaggcccgaccctaagccctaatatttagggtagggccggccctagcgataggatctgatatatccagagcgaggcctcgctctgaaattaaagtgcgaggttggagtttagggtcacttttcggtctcatatccacatctcgaccgttcagcttttaggtactaatgtaaagatcatctctgcaaaatttcagccaaattgatggtcgttaagacattgataactgtcttaaagctagtacggttcaggttggacagattcagttcatcTATTGGTTTAAGctagttagataccttaaagatcaataatttggctgaaattttgcacagatgatctatacattagtacctaaaaattgaacggtcgagatgtagatatgagaccgaaaagtgaccctgaactccaacctcgcactttaatttcagagcgaggcctcgctctggataggatatgtgtgtgtgtgtgtcagtgtgtgtatatatatatattgtgataGGGAAAATGAAGTGTCAAGAATTGTACTTGTGTGGTTGAATGTTACCTTTCCTTCATATATTATCTGTCAAAATCTTCATGTTGATGTACAAGTAAATTAAGGACTGGCAGATTAGCAGATCACTAGGATGAATTAAAggtaattaattttctttcttcattaTTCCTTTATCAAAATTTTGGGTGTATTACAGTGACAGTTAGGCGCACCCAATTGAAAAGTACCTCAtgaaaaatgaaagaagaaGCAGGTTCATAGATTAATGTTACCGCTGTGTACATAAACGGTAATTATTAAGGTTGTTGAAGATGACTACTGGTGCCACTACTACTGAAAATCCTATGGCTCTCATCTGGTAAAACTATTAAGAACATTTCTgttaaaaacaataaaaattacaGCAAGTCCCTCAGAGTCGTTCTCGCAACAGGAGCCGTTTTTTCCTGCATAAATTTACAAATGATTTGTTACAATGAGAAAGAACAGATGCTAATGCACAAGAGATAGCTTCTAGCCAAAGATTGCTAAGGAAGTAGATGATGTATGGAAGTTCATTACTGGATTGTGTGCATCTCTATAAAAATTGTTTGGATAGAGAAGATAATAAAATTGTAAAAGTGATCCTCCTGTTGCAAGCTAGTATGCGATTTCCCACAAAATCTATATAATGAGCCTAAAATggtgtctcttttttttttttttttttttttttttttgagaatagccTAAAATGGTGTGTCTTGAAAAggagaaatacaaaaaaaaaaaaaaaaaaaaaaaaaaaaaaaaaaaaaatttatcctGATGAAGATATTAACACTGAGACCGATAAATGTTCATTTTTGTTAATTTGAGGTGAAAGATCTATTAAACAACGGAATGCAATGTAAGAAACACCAAATCCTTGAAGGTTGCATGCAAATCAGTTAAGCCTGATTAACCCATAAAAGTTGTGAGAAACTTGTTTCGACTATCAAATCTGTAAATCTTCCCGTCAAAAGAAATGTACTACATTAGCAAATTACCTGGATTCTAGTTTCCTGGTGGGAATCATAAAGAGGCCGGCCTCTCTCATCATATAGAATAAGGCCACTAAACCTCGGTAGCTCACACTTCTCCCCCATAAGTATAGGCCTTTGCCAAACAGGTGACTCCGAGTTATGGCTATGCCACCCCCCTTCCACCCCAATCCTCTTCTCCAGCAGCCGCCCCGCCGGTGTCATCTCCCTCCAGCTCCCTCCTCTTCTCTCCTCCCCCCACTTGCTCGCCTTACTCCACCGCACCGAGCCCACCAACGCCCTCTTTATCGAGCCCCAACCGCAGCTTGGCTCTGACCACTTGTACCCTAATGCCCCATTAGTCTCCTCTTGTCCCATCACCACAAGCTGCTGCTGTTGGTGCTTTCTCTGAGCCTTCTTTCTTAGCACAGTCATAGCCATGCAGAGACCGATAACGGCAAAGCCGGCAGACACCAAGAGAAGAAATGCTTGTTGGGTAGACAGCTTCCACTTATCTTCTAGTTCCCACAAAGCATCCATATACGTCCTCAGATTTCTTTCCTCAGTTTGTGATTGCTTTCCATATTTTTGTGAATATATTTGGAAAGGTGTAATGGAATAAGTTTCATTCTAGGTAGAATGAAATTTCACGTATATAGAAAGGTGAAAGCAATAATATGCATTCATGGAGTATTCACGTGAGGTTCCACCGCTAGCTGGCGTTTGGTGTCCATGGGGTTAGCTTGTAACTGGGATTCGAGATCGATTTAACCGTTGGGGATGGGGCATGGGAATTGTTCACCGTTTATGGCTAATAAAGACAGTCACGGAGTCTTCATGGTCCTTATTAAACTCTGATTTAAACGACGATCTGCTTCTCTCACTCTTTTCTTTAGGATGAGGTTATGAGCCGAGGAGGATAATTTGTTGTGTCGATAGAAATGGTCTGGCAAAATTTGAGAGAAGAGCTTTCCTAGCATTGTTCGTTGTTGTTGGTTACATTAGAAGAGATCAAATACCAACCCCAAATCTTATGTACGCATGTAGCATAGTCTATATTACCATCGGTTAATTAAATTTTGACCCATTAGACGATTAATAATGTTAAATGAATCACTTGCATTTCACTCTATGTGACACAACCATGACATTTAATGAAATCATCTTATATGTTAAAGTTAAACTATGTGTTACATCAGTTGCCACATAGCATTAGATGCAGATAGTATTTAAAAAATAGTTCTCTTAACATTATTTTTAGACAACTTGGTATTTACACTCTTAAAATGACACATTAAGATAGTTTtgattatttaattaattaattttttacaTTTGTCTAGAGAAAGGCACTCATTTCGTGCTAGACTGGCTTAGTACTTGGATGTATTTAAGCCATCTCCAGTAGGAAATGGCTATATTGGGGccagggctataatttagccccagaaatattattttttattcttgaaATAGTGAACCATCTCCAGTAAGGCAAgagctaaattttagccctttcAAGTATTTCAtagttttaaattatatttttcaaatttatcattttattgtattataataatattttaatttagacaaaaattaattttggagacaaaaattaatttttttaaagtgTATGTTTGGATGAGGTATTTATGTGGTATTTTTTATAACATTTTCGGATAGgattttttagttttcttttgattATGTGGTTGCTTACTTTAATTTGTAATGAATAAAAGTTGCTTACTTCGCCCAATTTCCTCCTTCTCCTCACGATCTAGTTGTGAACTGAATCGATAACCATGTCACGTAACTGTAattggtcatgtaactggtcacgtaactgaccatgtaactgtaactggtcatgtaattGATCACGTAAATCAAATTGGTTTCATTTAAACCAATAGAAAGATGCCacatgccccccccccccccccccccccccccttttccTTCTTCTAGCAGCCCATTTTCTCTACATTTGGGTCTGCTGCTGGGACCACAAATTCTGGACTAGGCCAGCCAAAGGGCTAAACATAGCCCTCTCACCAGCCCGATGGCATTTTCATGGCCCTTTGGCCCTTTTAAAACTTGCTATTGGAGATGAAATaagggctaaattatagccttTGGCCCTCTAGATCTCCTTATTAGAGGTGGCCTTACCAGTTATCTGCTTTGCATTTAGCTACCGCTTATGCTGTGTTTATCGTGGATTCGTGGGCACGTTATCTAGTACATAGGAGGTGCATCCTTCCGTGTCTACTTATATTAAGGAAAAGTCCTGTATGGAGCACCAATTCCCACATTGGATTCTGAACCCAGTTCGTGTGTCGCTGAAAAGTGAATTACAGTTACCCAATAGTAGGTATCCAAAAATCTGGCATCTAGGTGCCGAACCTTCATTTTGATGTGAGCTCTTAAGGaagtatatacatatatagagTAACTTTTACATTGAGTGACGACTCTTCCTCTCAAGACTTTTACATCACTAATATAAGGCCCACTTTCATGAGTTCATCCATGCTTGATGGATGGTTTTTGCAGTCAAGCTCTCTTTGCCTTTGCACTTGGGGAAGACAAAGTTGCACAATGGCGTATGAATGTTACTATACCTTCACCCAAATTATTACCGAGGCTTGGGTTCAAGTTCTAAGAGAAATAATCTCACCTCCGACTAAATGATGTATGAAGAAATCTTGAAAATCCCCTCTTGGTTGTGATTGTCAATGCATCGAAATAAATATTTCTTGTTTATATTTAATTGTGGAAATAAAAACCAAGGCTAAATGTGCACGTATAATAGAGATATCTTTGTTTAATGATCTGAGAGTGATAGGATTGAGATGCTTTCAACGGTGTTGAAACCGTGAACCTTCGGAGGGGCGATATGACAATATGTTGTGTCGAGCCCGTATCACTTTAGTAGTATACATAGAAAATCGACAGTGAGTTCATGTGGTAGAGGGCTAGTGAATGACACTTTCGTTGCCCATGGCCGATAAGGAAAGTAAATGAGAAATATTGATGTATTTTGGCTATGATCGGCAGTTGATTTGGTCTACCGTGTACAAGAGACCAGTGTTTTAGTTAAAAGTTGGAAATCCTGCAGGTAAGTATATCTAGGGCTGGGCACAGGCTGGGTCAAACTAAAATTTTACTGGGCCAGGGATCGGCTAGTTTTTTACGGTTCAGGCCTAAAGCTCGTTTTGCCATTAACAGGGACCTACCTGTTTCATTTCGGGCTAGGTTTCCGGGCTTTAGGGCCTGAACCTCTTGCTTTTTGCTAGGACGATCAGATGTCGGAGCATTAGACGCTAGCTGTCCGATCTGGTTCCATGGCAGATGTTGGCTATGGTACAATAGCCTTCCCATCAGAAGCCATGCTATAATGTTAACAGGGAGGAGAATTAGATAAATTAGATTTACTATAAAGATGAAGCCCAAATGTAATGGAAAAAAGATTGATAAAGatcaaaacaaagagaaagatgTTACCAGTCAGGGAAAACATGGGAGGCATGAAATTCACCGAGTATGTGTACATGACTCGTGAGCCAGATTCGACAAGTTCCTTAATTAGCTGCATAAGAAAGGTCCAAATTAAGGCCCTAAAAACAGTGAAGCTTCATACATATTCGGTTGCTTCTGTTCTATAGAAATTGTCTACCTACGACTCTCATAGTGGTATCTATTGATGGCCCGGCTCTCTCAATAGAGTATTGTTGGTGTGTTCCAAATAGGTTGAAATCAACAGACCACAAACAACGTGTACAAGTAAAATGTCGATACGGCCGGCCAGGGAGCTTCGATCGATGTATTATGCTCCGATCCCACTATGAATATCTTTAAGGACGGATTCTTGACTTGCTAGCTTTGTCTAATAATGTATGGTCTGATTAAGATTTATCAAAGAAGCACATGCACCATGCATCAAGTAGCTATTATAATATTATGTGCTCACTGTCACCTCTTATTGAAGAATATGGTCTCGTCTGCATGTGGTGTGGTGTCCTCTATTGTTGTAAAGTCAGCATGGTACATTAAAGTCTACTGTTAGCAGCAGAATACTTTTGTTAGAGTCAGCATATGTAGGCAGCAGAAGATTTTGTTAGAGTTTACTGTTAGGACCATTCTTTTCTTCTATTGTTGTCTATTGTCAGAAGACTTTTGTTCTTAGTCTTTTACTCTTTTCCGCTGTCTATATGTGCTCAAGACTTGTAAAGCTTTAAACATAATCCAATACAAAGAAAAATTTCACCATCAGTTTGTGTTTTTCTACACCTCTTTTTCCTAATACTATGTGCTGTTTCCATCCAATATTCGGTTATTGAGGCAGTAGATTATGTTTATATAGTTCTTAGTCCCCTGGCTAGCTCGATCACTAGGGATTTTTCATCTCCAATggcaaatccaaatccaaatccaaatccaaacccaGTGAAAGTAGTTGAGGTTTGCAGAGTAGCTCCACAACCGGCCTCAGCCTCTATGTCACTTCCTCTAACCTTCTTTGATCTACTTTGGCTGAGGTTTGAACCCTTCCAACGCCTTTTCTTTTATGAAGCCTCTAACACAGCACTCTTCTTCAAATCCATACTTCCAAGGCTCAAAACCTCCCTATCACTCACTCTTCACCACTTTTCACCTCTCGCCGGAAACCTCACCTGGCCTGAAGACTCCCCTAAGCCAATTCTCAGCTATGTCAAAGGCAACACCGTTTCGCTCACAATAGCCGAGTACTACTCTAATGATGATGATGCTGGTCGTGATCATTTCCATCGTCTTTCGAGCAGCGACTTCCTTGAAGCAAAAGAATACTATTCTCTTGTGCCCCAACTGGATGTGTCTGACGATCGAGCCACGGCGCTGGCACTACAAATCACTCTCTTTCCGAATCGGGGGTTTTCGATTGGAACAGCCATGCACCATGCAGTCCTTGATGGCAATTCTTTAAccttgtttttcaaattgtGGGCTCACATATGCAGGCATCATGAACAACTTGCAACCTCCTCGTCTTTGTTAGCGGATGACCTAAAACCGTGTTACACTGATAGATTGGTCATCGAGGACCCATTGGGGCTCGAAGCAATCTATTCGAAGCAATGGCTCGACATGGGCGAGCCTAACAACCGAAGCTTAAAGGTTTGGGAAATTAAATCTCCACCAGGCTCGATTAGAGCTACCTTTGAATTCACAAAAGCAAAAATACAAACACTTGGGCAGCATGTGAAGACTGTAATGAATTCTGATTCACTTCATTTGTCAGCGTTTGCTCTAACATGTGCCTATACTTGGGTTTGCTTAGTCAAGGCAGAAGAAACCAAATGTGAGAAAGTATTTATATACCTCAGCGCCGACTACAGGTCTCGCTTAGATCCTCCTATATCTGCTAATTACTTTGGAAATTGCACCGGGGGCTGTGCAGCAGTTGCAGAAACAAAAGGGCTACTAGGGGAAGATGGGTTCGTTGTGGCTTTAAAGGCAATTAGTGAAGCTATTATGGGTTTGAAAAATGAGGGAGTACTTCTCGATGGGGCTGAGAGTTGGCTTTCGAAGTTGTGTACTGTGCAAGGTAGTGATAGGATTTTTTCGACTGCTGGCTCGCCTCGGTTTGGGATTTATGAGACTGATTTTGGATGGGGAAGACCAAAGAGGACTGAGGTGCTTACCATAGACAAGACAGGATCTATCTCTTTTTCAGATAGCAAGAATGGTGGTGGAGGCGTTGAGGTTGGGCTGGTTTTGGAAGAGCATCTTATGGGAGTTTTTGCTTCTCTATTTGCCAAGGGTCTTATTCATACACCTTTGATTAATTAACTCTTGAAGCTATATTTGTGTATTGTTATTGTACGATTTGTACCACTACCTGGTTTTCAGTCTCTCTGTTGGAGGTGGATTATTTACTCTGTTGATGCCGAGATTTACCGACTGTTAAGATTAATAAAGGAGGAAATAATTTGATTAATTGTTGGTGTTTTTCCTCCGGCTCTGCATTGCTTCAAGGATATTGATAGAGATATTGGCACCTGCAACCTGGCTAGAAAATCTAAAAGCCGACATGGCTTGTTAATACATTttggtttatttatttatttttttcttcaaaaaaatgcatagccaatatattgatcaaaagccagaatggcccttacatacccttccgctgccatctatagacagacaagaagatgtgtcagtacccacagtggtacatagaactaggtcactcatttggCATTAAATACATCGAAATAGCATGAATCTTCTATCGGTACTACTCCGGAGAATTCGATAGAGGCACAAAAGTGCATACCTCCCTAAAAAGTTATGGACTTATTGGAAGTAAAATAATTACTATCCTATAGTTCCTTaaaaaaagggggaaaaaaaaactaactagcCCAATTGGCCCACAGAAGACAGAAGCCTAGGCCCAAATTGCGGAACCGGCCCTGTTCCACCTCTATCTCCCTGCGCTGAGGACGCCGCACGCCGCAAGCAGTCCACTGCCACGACCGCACCCTATCGTCGCCGCCCACTTCAAGGACCACCGCATACCACGCCGCCACCACCTCGAGGACAAAGTCGAACTCGGAAAGCACCAGACCCGATCCAAAAAGAAACAGAGCCCTTGCACCCCTAGAGTGCCGATTGCACCCCGACAACGACGATGCGCTGCTGCCGATGCCTGGAGCCAAACACCAGCCTGCGACGCCCCGTAACCCGGACAACAAGACTCCCCCAGCCACAAAGAAGCTTTGAACCAAGCAAAACTAGATCTGGCGATCAGACTTCAAGCCACTGTGAATCCAAGAAGCCAGAGGACCCTAGACCATCATCACCCGTCTAGCAGCCTCACAGTGACGACCATGCTAGCCCCACAGATGCGGAGTGCCACCGGACGAGAGAAACTCGGCTAAACCTCAATCAAAGTCCGAGCGTGTGCGGCGTGTTCTGTCTCtcacagagaaagagagagaaacggTTGGGTTTAGTCACGTTGGTTTAGTTTTTGTTAAAGAGGGGAAATGCTCAAATACTAATtgtacgtttttttttttgaaatatcagTATCTACATATCTAtcagaattttggaaaaaaaaagctAGATATTGGAAATATCTGGGAtattctggaaaaaaaaaaaattgaaaaagggcagttctagttggacctccaaatttactatttagacctctcatacttagtacacctctaatttactttttagaatacttgaaaagctaagtagaccttcttatttttatcaaaacacccttgaacatgagatacaacaatctattactctactttttatctgtatcttcaaccacgagaagaagaatgaatcaaaatcgcatgatattgctctcttataagtaagtctctcctccaccaaaattaatcagagggttaGTTCTCAATCTTGATGTTGTTGAaatccctttgaatttgctaaaagaatgatttcaagggttttgggttggaagatcgagtaataactatatcataatattcaatgaatttagttttggaatttcagattgttttgaatttaattttttattaaatgataattattatttttacttaatttttttaaataaattataaaactatataggtaatataagaaaattccggaaaataaaaatttaattgaatgttatatttgggtaGGTAAgaagagtttttatttttttatttttttatttttttatctctgtgttcttatttgtcttttcatatgtcTTGACAAAGtctaataataattaaaaaaagttggaggtccaaatatcaaatttggaggtccaactagataCCACCcgaaaattcaaattttggatttacatgtaaatagatataatatcaacttcatctacatccaaaaagagattTTAGATGGTTGAAAAGATGCTCGTTGGTCTACGAAAGTATAATGATCAGatcaagacatatgacccatataatACGAATTATAGTGAGGAATATAATAGTCATACATCTCTTTTGAGCTACCGACTGTTTCTCTTATTGATTATATATCCATAAGAGTTATAGCCAAATTCATTGTTATCTTCATTAGATTCGATTGAAGtcccactgcgctctgtgcctaaactgatagagtcaaaacttaaggcaagtGAAACAACATTAGATGAGGTagtttgatcatcagttgcaccacTAGTCATCATCCCATAAACAATCTTTTCTTGAACACCATGGCCAGCTGTTTTAGTTCcatggtcttcatcttgggtaACATGATCAAAATTACTTTCACAGGTATCTTAGTTCAATTCTCACTCCTCACTCAGAATCCCTTCAAGGATTTCTACTCTCCTACATTCGTTTCGAGGGGATTACTCCTCACCTAAATTTTCCTTGAGGGGAtatctcctcacccagattttc harbors:
- the LOC133728865 gene encoding uncharacterized protein LOC133728865 codes for the protein MDALWELEDKWKLSTQQAFLLLVSAGFAVIGLCMAMTVLRKKAQRKHQQQQLVVMGQEETNGALGYKWSEPSCGWGSIKRALVGSVRWSKASKWGEERRGGSWREMTPAGRLLEKRIGVEGGWHSHNSESPVWQRPILMGEKCELPRFSGLILYDERGRPLYDSHQETRIQEKTAPVARTTLRDLL
- the LOC133732703 gene encoding phenolic glucoside malonyltransferase 1-like, with translation MANPNPNPNPNPVKVVEVCRVAPQPASASMSLPLTFFDLLWLRFEPFQRLFFYEASNTALFFKSILPRLKTSLSLTLHHFSPLAGNLTWPEDSPKPILSYVKGNTVSLTIAEYYSNDDDAGRDHFHRLSSSDFLEAKEYYSLVPQLDVSDDRATALALQITLFPNRGFSIGTAMHHAVLDGNSLTLFFKLWAHICRHHEQLATSSSLLADDLKPCYTDRLVIEDPLGLEAIYSKQWLDMGEPNNRSLKVWEIKSPPGSIRATFEFTKAKIQTLGQHVKTVMNSDSLHLSAFALTCAYTWVCLVKAEETKCEKVFIYLSADYRSRLDPPISANYFGNCTGGCAAVAETKGLLGEDGFVVALKAISEAIMGLKNEGVLLDGAESWLSKLCTVQGSDRIFSTAGSPRFGIYETDFGWGRPKRTEVLTIDKTGSISFSDSKNGGGGVEVGLVLEEHLMGVFASLFAKGLIHTPLIN